One segment of Ureibacillus thermophilus DNA contains the following:
- the noc gene encoding nucleoid occlusion protein — MKSPFSRFFGGGEKLASEKKSEIELEDKVVKIPIDQIVPNRYQPRTIFDEEKIEELSRTIHTHGVIQPIVVRRLEDNRYEIIAGERRYRAIKKLNWTEVPAIVRDLNDKETASIALIENLQREELTAIEEALAYQQLIELHHLTQEALAQRLGKGQSTIANKLRLLKLPKYVQDAILKREITERHARALISVKEEELQNQLVDLIKENDWNVRQLEEYIQQLNKSDEKEEEKKTKPKRKAISKDIRIALNTIKQSLSMVSKSGIRIKTEEEDTDDYYQIIVKIPKKKS; from the coding sequence ATGAAAAGTCCTTTTTCACGATTTTTTGGGGGCGGGGAAAAACTAGCTTCTGAAAAAAAAAGTGAAATTGAATTGGAAGATAAAGTAGTCAAAATTCCGATTGATCAAATCGTACCGAACCGATACCAGCCACGCACTATTTTTGATGAAGAAAAAATAGAAGAATTATCGAGAACGATTCATACACATGGTGTTATTCAGCCCATCGTTGTTCGGCGTTTAGAAGATAACCGATATGAAATTATTGCAGGAGAAAGACGCTATCGTGCGATCAAAAAATTAAATTGGACGGAAGTTCCTGCCATTGTCCGGGATTTGAACGATAAAGAAACAGCTTCCATTGCCTTAATTGAAAATTTGCAGCGGGAAGAATTGACAGCCATTGAAGAAGCACTAGCTTATCAGCAATTAATTGAACTTCATCACTTAACACAAGAAGCGCTAGCTCAACGCCTAGGAAAAGGGCAGTCCACCATTGCAAATAAATTAAGATTATTAAAACTGCCAAAGTATGTGCAAGATGCCATATTGAAGCGGGAAATTACTGAGCGGCATGCAAGAGCTTTAATTAGTGTGAAAGAAGAAGAATTGCAAAATCAATTGGTTGATTTAATTAAAGAAAATGATTGGAACGTTCGCCAACTTGAAGAGTATATACAACAATTAAACAAATCAGATGAAAAAGAGGAAGAGAAAAAGACAAAACCGAAGCGAAAAGCGATCAGCAAAGACATCCGCATTGCATTAAATACTATCAAGCAATCATTATCGATGGTGTCAAAAAGCGGTATTCGTATAAAAACGGAAGAAGAAGATACAGATGATTATTATCAAATCATTGTGAAAATACCTAAGAAAAAATCTTGA
- a CDS encoding ParA family protein, giving the protein MGRIIAIANQKGGVGKTTTSVNLSACLAYLGKKVLLIDIDPQGNATSGVGINKGETSSCIYDVLIDDEDVKNVIKQTKVENLYVIPATISLAGAEIELVSTISREVRLKHALEEIKDDYEYIIIDCPPSLGLLTINALTASDSVIIPVQCEYYALEGLSQLLSTVRLVQKHLNPTLTIDGVLLTMLDARTNLGLQVIEEVKKYFQDKVYKTIIPRNVRLSEAPSHGEPIIIYDPKSRGAEVYLELAREVIKNG; this is encoded by the coding sequence TTGGGAAGAATTATAGCAATCGCCAATCAAAAAGGCGGTGTTGGCAAAACAACAACATCTGTGAATTTGAGCGCTTGCCTTGCTTATTTAGGAAAAAAAGTATTGCTAATTGACATCGATCCTCAAGGAAATGCAACCAGCGGAGTCGGCATTAATAAAGGTGAAACATCAAGCTGTATTTATGATGTACTGATTGATGATGAAGATGTAAAAAACGTGATAAAACAAACGAAAGTGGAAAATTTATACGTCATACCAGCTACCATTTCCTTAGCCGGTGCAGAAATCGAATTAGTTTCCACAATTTCCAGGGAAGTGCGTTTAAAACACGCATTGGAAGAGATTAAAGATGATTATGAATACATCATTATAGATTGTCCACCATCATTAGGCTTGTTAACAATCAATGCTTTAACAGCTTCCGATTCAGTCATAATTCCCGTTCAATGTGAATATTACGCCTTAGAGGGTCTTAGTCAATTATTATCTACGGTAAGATTAGTCCAAAAACATTTGAATCCGACATTAACAATTGACGGCGTATTGTTGACAATGTTAGATGCCCGTACAAATTTGGGGCTCCAAGTCATTGAAGAGGTAAAAAAATATTTCCAAGATAAAGTGTATAAAACTATTATTCCTCGGAATGTGCGTTTAAGCGAAGCCCCCAGTCATGGAGAACCAATTATCATCTATGATCCGAAATCACGTGGCGCTGAAGTGTATTTAGAGTTGGCAAGGGAAGTGATTAAAAATGGCTAA